The nucleotide window TCGTCAAGCCGTTATTGATTTCGGTCCAGCTTGTGCCGTTGTTGGTGGAAAGAAAGACTCCGCCGAACTCAGTTCCAGCAAAGAGGTTCGTGCCGCTGACGGCAAGAGCATTTACTTTAAGATACATCAATCCGTTATTGACTCCAGTCCAGCTTGTGCCGTTGTTGGTGGAAAGAAAGACTCCGCCGTCATAAGTTCCGGCAAAGAGATTCGAGCCCGAGACGGCGAAGCATTCAATAATGCCGCCACCCGGTCCATTTGTTTGCACCCACTGAGCATTTGTAATATTACTAAGAATTACGAAGGTGATAAATAAAGCTGCTCTTTTCATAAATTTTCCTCCTTAGAAAAATATTATTATTATTTTTTTCTTTATTTACATTCACATATTTAAGCATCGTATCAAGCGGTAATTTCACCTTTTCAAAACCTAAATCATCTCTTTCTTCAATGTGCGCCATCATTAACAGGGGTAAACTTAGTTCAATTTATAATTAAGCGCAAGATTTGCAATACATTTTATTATCTGACTGTAATCTCAAAATAAAATCCTCCCCGCTAAATATTCTTTAACAATAAAAGTAATTTTCAATCATTTCAAATAATTAAAAAAGGCTGCCTCCGTTAGGTAACGGATAAAGCAGCCTTTCAATTCATTTAGACCAATCGTTCTGGTAATCTTCAAAATTTTTGATTGAAGATTTTGAACCGCCTTTTGTTCATATTACTTCACAGGATAATCCGGCACAGTTGGAAAAGTAAACGGATCATCTTGAATTTTTTGAAGCGCTGTTTCAATCGCTTTATCAAGCTGATTGTCTTTTCCCATCATCATTGAAGCGGGATCGTTATCAATATAAATATCGGGATCGGCACCGTGATTTTCCACAAGCCATTTCCCTTCTTCACCAAAAAATGCATTGTTGGATTGATTGATGCTTCCATTGTCAATTGTAGTTTGTGCATTTATAATTCCAACCAATCCCCCCCATGATGGAACGCCCACAACTGTACCGAGATTGTTAGCTTTAAAATCTTCCACAAACGCTTCGCCGTCGGAACCGTTATACTCATTTGAAACAACAACAAACTTTCCGGTTGAAGTGCTGCCCGGGTATCTGAACGGTTCCATATCGCGCAGTACATTATAAGAAGACATTTTTCGTTCGAGCTTATCAATTAAGAAATATTCGGTCCAGCCGCCGCTGTTTCTTCTTACGTCAATTATCAATCCTTCTTTGTATCGGAAAGCACGCCAGTATTTATCGAACTCACCTATCCCCCCCGAACCCATTGCTGTAATATGCATGTAACCAAGTTTGCCGTTGGATTTATCGAGCACATACTTAATGTTATCGGTAATCCATCTTGCATAACGCAGTTGAGAAGAATTTTTAATAGGTTTAACCTCGTAAGTTATTGCACCATCCTTTGAGGGTTTGCTGTTTACGGTTACCGTTATTGTTTGTCCATCGGTTACTTGCAAATATTTGAAATAGTCATCCGGGGCCTTAATTTCATTTCCATTGATTTCAATAAGATAATCTCCTTCTTTCAAATCAATGTCAGGTCGTGACAATGGTGAAGTGTAAGAAAGGAACCACTCCGTTGGTCCATAGATTTTTTCAAACTTGTAGAAGCCGGAATTATCTGCTTTTAAATCAGCGCCAAGCCAGCCGGTAAACATTTTCGATTCGGGTGACTTCCACAAATCATTATCACCCCCACCAACATAAGTATGCGAAACACAAAGCTCGCCAACCATCTGCGACATCATCCAGTTTAATTCGTTTCGCGAGGAAAGGTATGGAATGTATGCTTTGTATTTTTCACCCATTGCCTTCCAATCGCGTCCGTGGAAATTTTTATCATAAAAGAAATCGCGGTAGAAACGCCAGCAGTCATCAAATATCTGATTCCATTCATTGTAAACGTTGACTGTGTAACTCATCTTATCAAGATTTAATTTACTGCCTAAAGTTTTCGATTTGAAAACATCATTAACTGACGAAGTGAAAAAATCTTTTTCTTTTCTGAAAATTATATTTTCTCTGTTTGTTGAAAGATCGTAATCCCTGATTTTCTCATCGAGAATGTTTTCCATCTTTGAAGCCATATCATAAATATGAAGGTTCCATTTAGTGTCATTTCCGGGTTTGAAAATCTGCTCATACTCATCTTCGGTGAACTTATCAACCGAGCACCACAATATTTTTCCGTTTCCTGCTTTAAGGTAGAAGTAATTTCCGGCATCAACAGGAAGGGGATAAGTTCGATTTTTAATTCCATCGAGGTCAATCCTGAAAGATTCATCACTTGATGTTTGAATCTTCACCACCGGATCGGCAAAGGGTGGAGTTTCGTTATCGCGAAGCTGAACAACCATCACCTGCTGCGGTGTGGTGACAACATGGTTATCCTCATAAAAATCCATTTGAATATCAAAATTTCTACTCGAAAGATAATAGAGATATTTTCCATTTGCATCGAAGGATGGGTTAAGATTATCGAAGAAATCATCAGTGATTGCAAATTTTTTATTCTGCTCAAGGCTGTAAAGATAGATCACATTGTTGCGGTTAAAATTTGTAAAGCTGTAAGCGATCCATTTGCTATCGGGCGACCAGCTGTAATCGCTCTCTTCCCAATAGAATTCATCATTCTTAAGTTGATTTGATTTGTCAACTTCAACAAGCTTTTTCGAATCAACATCTATGTAAAATAATTTGAAATCTTTATTGCCAAAAAGAATTTTCTTTCCGTCAGGCGACCACAAAAGGTGATACACAAATCTTTCAAGATTATCGGTAAGCTGAATCCACTCCCCGCCTTCTGCAGGTTGAATGTACAATTGATAATCTCCGGTTTTATCTGAGAAAAAAGCAATCCATTTCCCATCGGGAGAAATTTGAGGATACATCTCACGCGTGCCGGAAGTGTTCGATAAATTTTTGCTGCCGCCTTTGCCGGTTGAAACATTAAACAAATCGCCTCTCGCTTCAATCAAGGCAGTGCTTCCGTCATTCGACACATTCATAAAGTGCACATAATCTTTTGGATTGATCACTCTATCACGAAGTGCCCATCTATCAGAAGGAATGTTTACAGATATTTTTTTAGTTGAATTATTTTTTGAGTCAAGAATATTAATGTATCCGTTCTGAATAAACACAATTTGCTCGCCATCAGTTTCTGCCCACATTACGTCAAAGTCATTAAATTCAGTTGCCTGATGAATTTCTTTAGTGGTAAGATTTTCAAAATAAAGATTAGAAATTCCATTCGTACGGTCTGAAACGAAATACATCGAGTTATCAGTTATCCACATCGGGTAACTGTTTTTACCAACGTAGTCAGAGATTGGCGTGAATTCATTTTTTGAAAAATCATACATCCATATATCCTGATACCACCCGCCTTTGTAACGCTTCCAGTAATATTCCTCCTGACCTTTTCTGCAATAGAGCATTTTACTGCCGTCAGAGTTAAAACTGCAAAGCACACCGCGGTCAATCGGGAAACGTTCGGGCGCGCTTCCATTTTTGTTTACGAAATAAAGATTGGGATCGCGCATAATATAATTTTCAAAGAAGGAACGATAAACAACGCGGTTGCCATCCGGAGTCCATCCAATAGTCTGAGCACCGCCGGGATTGTAAGTCAGACGGGTGGGGGTTCCACCTTCGGTAGGAATTGAATAAACATTTGTCCCGCCGTCGTACTCGGCAGTGAAGGCAATTGTTTTTCCATCGGGAGAAAACTTTGCAGACCACTCATTTCCCGGCGCATTAGTAATTCGTGCAGCAGTTCCGCCGTTTGAACTAACAATCCATAGATCGCCTTCGTAAGTGAAAACAATTTTATCTTTGTAGATGTCGGGGTAGCGCATAAATCTGCCTTCGATGGCAGAAGAATTTTGGATGAATAAGAATGAAATGAATAAAGAAAGAAATATTTTTTTCATAAAAACCTCTATTTACTTGATGTTCAAACTTAGGGAAAAGATGTTTTAGAAAAAATCAAGTTAAACTCCCGTTGGTGGGTTTATCAAATTATACAGCCATTCAAATAAAAATGAATATCAGATAATAGATGCTAAAAAGCTGTTGATCTGTTCATTGACAAAATCCGGGTTTTCGACCGGCGACATATGACCGGAGTTTGGAACAATGCTAAATTTACCCGCCGGGATTTCATCTGCCATTGATTTCATTACTGAAGGTGGGGTTAGTTTATCATCGTCACCGCATAAAACCAAAACAGGTATTTTTAAAGTCGAAAGCGATGGTGAAGAATCTGTTCTACCCGACATTGCAAGCAAGCATCCTTTAACAGCAATCGGATTTGAAGCCATTGATGTTTCAATAATTGCTAAATAAATATCGCTGTTTTGCTTCATAAAATTTTCCGAAAAACAATTTGGAACAAACCCGGAAACAAATTCTTTTACTCCATTTGTGTTTATCAATTTAATTGCTGCTGCTCTTTTTAATTTCCCTTCATTGGTATCTGATTCCGATCTTGTATCGCAAAGTATTGCTGCTTTAAATTTATTTGGTATTCGCTCGAGAGCACGAAGAGAAATATACCCACCCATAGAAAGACCGCACAAAACCGGACTGTTCAGCTTCAACATTTGAATAATTGATTCAAGATCATCAACAAATGATTCGAGAGTATATTGACCATCCCCCGCAGGTGAAGCACCAAGTCCGCGAACGTCGTAAGTAACGCAGAAATATTTATCTTTAAGCTCTTCGACCTGATTATTCCACATGGAGTGATCAAATGGGAAGCCATGTACAAAAATAATAGATGGATTTTCCTTACGTCCGGAAGTAAAAACTTTTAATGAATTAATTGAAGTTTCCATTTTGTCTCCGTTGTTATTAATATAAAAGATAAATCTTTGAAATAAATTATGCACTATTTCTGAAAAAACAATTTTATCTGCATAATTGATTTTCTATTTTTCAATAAAGAAATTAAAAAGATATGAAAATGAAAATAGCCATAGCTGCGGCAGAAGCAGTTCCTTATGCAAAAACAGGAGGACTGGCAGACGTTGCCGGCTCACTTCCAAAAGCACTCGATAAACTCGGGTGCGAAGTAAAATTATTTATTCCGAAATACTCTTCCATAGACGAAACTAAATTTGGTCTTCGATACAATTGGACGATCGGCGAAATGCCGATAAGAGTGAACGGGTATGTTCGTTCTGTTCATCTTCATCAGGCAATGCTGCCGGATTCGAACGTAGAGGTAAACTTTATTGATTGTCCGCACTATTTTCACCGCGGTAGAATTTATACAAACGATTTGGATGAAGATGAAAGATTTATCCTTTTTTCAAAAAGTGTAATTGAAACATTGCAGCGTCTAAGATGGATACCCGACGTTATTAATTGCAATGATTGGCAAACAGGGTTGATCCCGCTTTATTTAAAAGATAATTATAAGTGGGATAGAATGTTTGACAACACAGCAACGCTTTTTACTATTCATAACATTGGTTATCAGGGAAGATTTTCAAAATCAACTATAGCCGCTGCTGAAATACGAGGAAATTTATTTTATCCGAATGGTCCTGTTGAACACGATGGATCCGTTTCTTTTATGAAAACAGGAATTTTGTTTTCTGAAATTATTAATACTGTCAGCAACACATACTCACACGAAATTCTGACTCCCGAATATGGCGCGGGGCTCGATGCTGTACTTCGCTCAAGAAGCGAAGATTTGTTTGGTGTTTTAAATGGAGTGGATTATAATGAATGGAATCCTGAAACTGATAAGTACATTCCATTTCATTATTCATTAAAAGATATGTCGGGCAAAATAAAAAATAAAAAATTCCTTCTCGAACATTTCAATATGCCGTTCAATGAGAATGTCCCGTTGATAGGAATTGTTTCCCGTATAGTTGAACAAAAAGGGTTTGACATTTTTTCCGAGGCTTTAAATTCGATAATGGGGTTAAACGCACAATGGATTATTCTTGGCAGCGGGGAGGAGCAATATGAAGAATTATTTCGCATGCTTCACAAACACCTCCCTCAAAAAATATCAGCCTATTTAGGATTTAATAATGAACTTTCTCATCTGATCGAAGCTGCTTCGGATATATTTTTGATGCCTTCGCGGTATGAACCTTGCGGGCTCAATCAAATTTATAGTTTGAAGTACGGAACTGTTCCGGTTGTAAAAAAAACCGGCGGACTTGCCGATACAGTTAAAGATTGGGATGAAGAAATGCACTACGGCTCCACTCATGGCAATGGATTCTCCTTTTACGATCACTCTGGTTTTGCTTTATACAAATCTTTAGAGCGCGCAGTAAATGTTTTCCATACTAAAGAAGTCTGGAATAAAATAATATATAACGGGATGACCAGTGATTTTTCGTGGCAGCGCTCTGCTGAGAAATATATTGAACTATACAAACTTGCTGTACAGAAGCACAAGGAATTGTTCACTCAAAAATTGCCTTGATCAGTCCTATTAATATTGTTGATATTTTCCATTGAATATCTTTCAGTTAATTACGAATTAAATTCTATAATCAATTTCAGAAAGCGATGGAGAAATTATATGCGAACAATGATTTTAG belongs to Ignavibacteriales bacterium and includes:
- a CDS encoding PD40 domain-containing protein, whose protein sequence is MKKIFLSLFISFLFIQNSSAIEGRFMRYPDIYKDKIVFTYEGDLWIVSSNGGTAARITNAPGNEWSAKFSPDGKTIAFTAEYDGGTNVYSIPTEGGTPTRLTYNPGGAQTIGWTPDGNRVVYRSFFENYIMRDPNLYFVNKNGSAPERFPIDRGVLCSFNSDGSKMLYCRKGQEEYYWKRYKGGWYQDIWMYDFSKNEFTPISDYVGKNSYPMWITDNSMYFVSDRTNGISNLYFENLTTKEIHQATEFNDFDVMWAETDGEQIVFIQNGYINILDSKNNSTKKISVNIPSDRWALRDRVINPKDYVHFMNVSNDGSTALIEARGDLFNVSTGKGGSKNLSNTSGTREMYPQISPDGKWIAFFSDKTGDYQLYIQPAEGGEWIQLTDNLERFVYHLLWSPDGKKILFGNKDFKLFYIDVDSKKLVEVDKSNQLKNDEFYWEESDYSWSPDSKWIAYSFTNFNRNNVIYLYSLEQNKKFAITDDFFDNLNPSFDANGKYLYYLSSRNFDIQMDFYEDNHVVTTPQQVMVVQLRDNETPPFADPVVKIQTSSDESFRIDLDGIKNRTYPLPVDAGNYFYLKAGNGKILWCSVDKFTEDEYEQIFKPGNDTKWNLHIYDMASKMENILDEKIRDYDLSTNRENIIFRKEKDFFTSSVNDVFKSKTLGSKLNLDKMSYTVNVYNEWNQIFDDCWRFYRDFFYDKNFHGRDWKAMGEKYKAYIPYLSSRNELNWMMSQMVGELCVSHTYVGGGDNDLWKSPESKMFTGWLGADLKADNSGFYKFEKIYGPTEWFLSYTSPLSRPDIDLKEGDYLIEINGNEIKAPDDYFKYLQVTDGQTITVTVNSKPSKDGAITYEVKPIKNSSQLRYARWITDNIKYVLDKSNGKLGYMHITAMGSGGIGEFDKYWRAFRYKEGLIIDVRRNSGGWTEYFLIDKLERKMSSYNVLRDMEPFRYPGSTSTGKFVVVSNEYNGSDGEAFVEDFKANNLGTVVGVPSWGGLVGIINAQTTIDNGSINQSNNAFFGEEGKWLVENHGADPDIYIDNDPASMMMGKDNQLDKAIETALQKIQDDPFTFPTVPDYPVK
- a CDS encoding alpha/beta fold hydrolase, whose product is METSINSLKVFTSGRKENPSIIFVHGFPFDHSMWNNQVEELKDKYFCVTYDVRGLGASPAGDGQYTLESFVDDLESIIQMLKLNSPVLCGLSMGGYISLRALERIPNKFKAAILCDTRSESDTNEGKLKRAAAIKLINTNGVKEFVSGFVPNCFSENFMKQNSDIYLAIIETSMASNPIAVKGCLLAMSGRTDSSPSLSTLKIPVLVLCGDDDKLTPPSVMKSMADEIPAGKFSIVPNSGHMSPVENPDFVNEQINSFLASII
- a CDS encoding glycogen synthase, with translation MKIAIAAAEAVPYAKTGGLADVAGSLPKALDKLGCEVKLFIPKYSSIDETKFGLRYNWTIGEMPIRVNGYVRSVHLHQAMLPDSNVEVNFIDCPHYFHRGRIYTNDLDEDERFILFSKSVIETLQRLRWIPDVINCNDWQTGLIPLYLKDNYKWDRMFDNTATLFTIHNIGYQGRFSKSTIAAAEIRGNLFYPNGPVEHDGSVSFMKTGILFSEIINTVSNTYSHEILTPEYGAGLDAVLRSRSEDLFGVLNGVDYNEWNPETDKYIPFHYSLKDMSGKIKNKKFLLEHFNMPFNENVPLIGIVSRIVEQKGFDIFSEALNSIMGLNAQWIILGSGEEQYEELFRMLHKHLPQKISAYLGFNNELSHLIEAASDIFLMPSRYEPCGLNQIYSLKYGTVPVVKKTGGLADTVKDWDEEMHYGSTHGNGFSFYDHSGFALYKSLERAVNVFHTKEVWNKIIYNGMTSDFSWQRSAEKYIELYKLAVQKHKELFTQKLP